The genomic region TAAACTCAAACTATAGGACCCAGGTCGTGTCACTTCTCCAGCGACAAAAACGTTGATGGGACGGGGTGCTAATAAGTTTACGGAAATTAAAGGACGTTTGAGAAATCGAGCATATCTTCTGGCTATTTCGTCTGCTGCTTGTTGGGTTGTTAGTCCAGAAACGGGAATGCTGCCAATTAATGGCATGTTGATTTCTCCCCCAGGAGGGATTTGATATTCCCCAGTGTATTCTGGCGCTTCAAAAACGTTCACACGAATCCGATCTCCACCACCTAGGAGGTAATCGGTGAATAGACTAGAACTGGCAGAATTTACTTTTGGCTGAGGTTTTGATTGGGCTAAACTGACCAATGGCCAGGCTGTATTAAGGGTGGTCAGTAAGACTAGGGCTGTGCTTGAATGGATAATTGGTTTCCAGAAGTTTTTGCTAACCATTTTTACCTGAGAGTTTGTGCTTGGCATCTGTAATAGTAAAGTTTAGACATTATAACAGCTGAAAAAATTTGGAAATATAGCCTGGCCAGAACGCTATAGACAAGTTTGATGGCTAAAAATGAGAGTTGGGTAAGCATTCTGGCTCTATACCTAAGTCCTGACTATAGTTAGCTGTGTAAGTTCCCAATAGCATTGTTTTCATTTATTTTCATCCACAAGCTTCATTATCCGGGAGTAACTTGTCCAAACTATTAGTTTTGAGTAAGGTTAGGTTAAAGTTTTGAGCAGGTTGCTAACTGGGATAACTGTTGAATAAAAAAATCCTCCAAGGACTGACGACATAAGCTTATTTTAATCACTTTCCCACCCATTAACCGCAAACTGGCAAGAAAATCATATAAATCCTCTTTTAAGATGCCATGCCATATAGCTTCTCGTTCAAATTGTATCTCCCCCAATCTTTTTTGCAATATCTCTTTATCCCCTCCTTGACCCCTGATATAATAACTTTTCTCCTCCCCTAACAATTCACTCAGGGATCCACTGCAAATTATTTGTCCTTGATTTAATATGCCAATGCGATCGCAAATCTGTTCCACATCTCCTAATACATGACTGTTGAAAAAGATGGTTTTTCCCGCAGATTTAAGGGAAAGGATAATTGCTCGCATTTGATGTTGTGCTAAGGGATCAAGTCCAGACATAGGCTCATCCAAAAACAGCACTTCTGGATCATTGATCAACGCCTGAGCTAAACCAATTCGCTGAACCATTCCTTTAGAATAGGAACTAATCCTTTGTTTGCGAGCTTGATTTTGGGATAAACCAACTAGTTCTAATAGATGAACTATCCGTTGTCGTTGCACACGAGAGGAAATTCGGAAGATCCCCCCAGTCAACTCTAACAACTCGTATCCAGTCAGATAATCGTAAAAATAGGGGTTTTCTGGTAAATAACCAATAAACTCTTTGACCGAGCGATCGCCTAGTGGTTTCCCCAACAAAAATCCTTTACCACTAGAAGGACGACTTATTCCCAGTAAAATTTTTAACAAAGTAGTTTTTCCTGCACCATTAGGTCCCAAAAGGCCAAAAGTTTCTCCTGGATAGACTTCTAGGGAGCAGTTTTGGAGAGATATAATCTTGTGATGGGACCAAAATCCTGTGCGGTAAACCTTGCCCACCTGAGAGGTAAGGATTGCTGGAGAATTGTTAAACATGAATGTATTTTATTATCAACTATAACACGCCTTTAGAACTAGGAATAGTTTGAGCGCGACGAGGATCGATCTCGACGGCCATGCGCATTGCTCTGGCAAAAGCCTTAAAGGTAGCCTCAATAATATGATGAGAATTGATACCATCCAGTTGGCGAATATGTAGAGTCATTTGACTATGATTTACTAAGGCCACAAAAAACTCTCTCACTAGTTGAGTATCATAGGTTCCTACCCTTTCAGTACTAATATGTAATCCATAACTGACATGGGGGCGACCAGAGAAATCTAAAGCTACCTGGACCAGTGCTTCATCTAAAGGAGCGATGAAATGACCGAAGCGGGCAATACCCTTTTTATTACCAAGTGCCTGATGCAGAGCCTGACCTAAAGTAATACCCACATCCTCATTGGTGTGGTGGTCATCAATTTGCCAGTCACCCGTAGCCTGAATATCCAAATCAAATAAACCATGGGAGGCAATCTGCTGGATCATGTGATCCAAAAAATAAATACCCGTATTAGACTTACAAATTCCCGTACCATCAAGGTTAATGGATACGGTTACATCTGTTTCTCCTGTAACACGTTTAACCGTAGCGTATCTTTCTTTACTCATTGTCAATTCATAGTTATTTATTAGTTCGTTGGCAAGCAGTTGAAACAATAACCGACGTAGAACGTCGGTGATGCTTAATATTCCAAACTAGGTTACATGCCCATAATTTCATATCCCGCATCTACATATAGGATTTGTCCGGTAATTCCACTGGATAAATCACTACATAGAAAAGCAGCTGCACTACCCACCTCTAATTGAGTTACAGTACGTTTAAGGGGAGCCACTTGCTCAACGTGGTGAATCATATCCAAAATACCACCCACAGCAGAGGAAGCCAGAGTGCGGATGGGACCTGCGGAGATGCCATTGACACGAATATTTTGGGGTCCCAGTTCTGCTGCCAAGTAACGCACACTAGCTTCCAGTCCAGCTTTGGCTACTCCCATTACATTATAGTTAGGAATAGCCCGCACTGCGCCCAAATAGGAAAGAGTCAGAATACTACCACCTTCTGTCATCAAAGGTTTAGCTGCTCCACTTAACTGAATAAGAGAATAAGTGCTAACCTCTAAAGCCTTATTAAATCCTAGGCGAGAAGTTTGACTAAAATCCCCACTTAAATCTTCCTTATTAGCAAAAGCTAGACAGTGAATGAGAATATCTAGCTTACCCCATTTTTGTTGAATAGCGTCAAAAGTAGCTTGGATTTGTTCTTCATTCTCTACATTACAGGGCAGAAATAAACTAGGGTTAAGGGGTTCAACTAACTCCAGGACCTTCTTTTCGAACTTACCCTTATCATCGGGCAAATAGGTAATTCCCAGATTGGCTCCAGCTGCATGTAGTTGTTGGGCAATACCCCAAGCAATAGACCGACTATTGGCAATCCCCGTAACCAGGGCATTCTTACCGGACAGGTTTAGCATAAAAATTGTTAACGCGATTGATCTTATTGAGAATATTGTTAAATTAAATGTTATCCTAAATGTGATCTTCATAATTCTCCGTCCCCATGAACCTTTTTATGGTGATTCTTTAAGAAGTTATTAAAGATCTGGCAAATTTTGAACCGA from Cylindrospermopsis curvispora GIHE-G1 harbors:
- a CDS encoding ABC transporter ATP-binding protein, with the protein product MFNNSPAILTSQVGKVYRTGFWSHHKIISLQNCSLEVYPGETFGLLGPNGAGKTTLLKILLGISRPSSGKGFLLGKPLGDRSVKEFIGYLPENPYFYDYLTGYELLELTGGIFRISSRVQRQRIVHLLELVGLSQNQARKQRISSYSKGMVQRIGLAQALINDPEVLFLDEPMSGLDPLAQHQMRAIILSLKSAGKTIFFNSHVLGDVEQICDRIGILNQGQIICSGSLSELLGEEKSYYIRGQGGDKEILQKRLGEIQFEREAIWHGILKEDLYDFLASLRLMGGKVIKISLCRQSLEDFFIQQLSQLATCSKL
- the hisB gene encoding imidazoleglycerol-phosphate dehydratase HisB produces the protein MSKERYATVKRVTGETDVTVSINLDGTGICKSNTGIYFLDHMIQQIASHGLFDLDIQATGDWQIDDHHTNEDVGITLGQALHQALGNKKGIARFGHFIAPLDEALVQVALDFSGRPHVSYGLHISTERVGTYDTQLVREFFVALVNHSQMTLHIRQLDGINSHHIIEATFKAFARAMRMAVEIDPRRAQTIPSSKGVL
- the fabI gene encoding enoyl-ACP reductase FabI, whose product is MLNLSGKNALVTGIANSRSIAWGIAQQLHAAGANLGITYLPDDKGKFEKKVLELVEPLNPSLFLPCNVENEEQIQATFDAIQQKWGKLDILIHCLAFANKEDLSGDFSQTSRLGFNKALEVSTYSLIQLSGAAKPLMTEGGSILTLSYLGAVRAIPNYNVMGVAKAGLEASVRYLAAELGPQNIRVNGISAGPIRTLASSAVGGILDMIHHVEQVAPLKRTVTQLEVGSAAAFLCSDLSSGITGQILYVDAGYEIMGM